In Methanothrix sp., a genomic segment contains:
- a CDS encoding DUF6978 family protein, with product MDLLSAARGGDWGHLRNPDGEEIACPHLHIYREGYGTKWAKSISSDEFSDASDLWITLQDFMRYCNITKPPNIQKGIGEWKR from the coding sequence ATCGACCTTCTCAGCGCCGCCCGCGGGGGCGACTGGGGGCACCTCCGCAATCCTGATGGAGAAGAAATTGCTTGTCCTCATCTTCATATCTATAGAGAGGGTTATGGAACTAAATGGGCAAAATCCATTTCATCGGATGAATTTTCAGATGCAAGTGACTTATGGATAACGCTGCAGGATTTTATGAGATACTGTAATATAACTAAACCGCCAAATATACAAAAAGGGATTGGAGAATGGAAGAGATAA
- a CDS encoding DUF1829 domain-containing protein, whose protein sequence is MEEIKTLIDQYVAWLGSKITLRQVADWIEITTPYLDRNNDYLQIYARRQNGSYILTDDGYILDELEISGCKLESPKRSALLEMTLNGFGVKLVNGAMEVSASKDDFPLRKHNLVQAMLAVNDLFYLASPMVTSLFLEDVIAWLDENEIRYTPNVKFTGKSGYDHLFDFVIPKSKKRPERILQAINRPSRDEAGATAFAWIDTREVRAADSRAYALLNDSEKPVSSSVMDALNSYEVYPILWSKRQEMVEELVV, encoded by the coding sequence ATGGAAGAGATAAAGACGTTAATCGATCAGTATGTTGCATGGCTTGGGAGCAAGATCACACTCCGTCAGGTTGCCGACTGGATCGAAATAACTACGCCTTATCTCGACCGAAATAATGATTATCTCCAGATCTATGCCCGAAGGCAGAACGGGAGTTACATCCTCACCGATGACGGATATATTCTCGACGAGCTTGAGATATCGGGCTGTAAATTAGAGAGCCCCAAGAGATCTGCACTTCTTGAAATGACTCTAAACGGTTTCGGCGTGAAGCTGGTCAATGGTGCAATGGAGGTCAGTGCATCCAAAGACGACTTCCCCCTGCGCAAGCATAACCTCGTTCAAGCCATGCTGGCTGTAAATGATCTGTTTTATCTGGCTTCACCAATGGTAACGAGCCTATTTCTAGAGGATGTCATCGCCTGGCTGGATGAAAACGAGATTCGTTATACTCCAAATGTGAAATTTACGGGAAAAAGCGGCTACGACCACCTATTCGACTTTGTGATCCCCAAGTCAAAGAAGCGACCGGAGAGGATTCTCCAGGCGATAAACCGCCCGAGCAGGGATGAGGCAGGCGCGACGGCTTTTGCCTGGATCGATACCAGAGAGGTGAGAGCTGCGGACTCCAGAGCTTATGCTCTTTTAAATGATTCGGAAAAGCCGGTCTCCTCTTCGGTCATGGATGCACTCAACAGCTACGAGGTTTATCCCATTCTATGGAGCAAAAGGCAGGAAATGGTAGAGGAACTGGTTGTATGA
- the ilvC gene encoding ketol-acid reductoisomerase: MAKIYHDQDADLKALSDKTIAIVGWGNQGHAQGENLKDSGLNVIAADIPGSRAWKRAEANGVKAMSVADAARAADYIQILLPDEHQGRIYREQIAPHLEEGDVLGFSHGFNIRYFQIVPPENVDVVMVAPKGPGDLVRRTYQEGKGVPCLVAVEQDHSGEAMKRALAYAKGIGGTRAGVIETTFTEETETDLFGEQVDLCGGVTEMIKAAFETLVDAGYQPEIAYFEACHELKLIVDLIYEGGFMRMWNNVSNTAEYGGMTRGHRIINDQSRQEMLDILAEIQSGEFAREWILESQAGLPVKRSLEKMEAEHPIEEVGAQLRAMMPWLEKK; this comes from the coding sequence TTGGCGAAAATATACCATGACCAGGATGCAGACTTGAAGGCATTATCGGACAAGACCATCGCCATAGTGGGATGGGGAAATCAGGGGCACGCCCAGGGGGAGAATCTGAAGGATTCCGGCCTTAATGTGATAGCAGCCGACATTCCCGGCTCCAGGGCCTGGAAGAGGGCGGAGGCGAATGGAGTGAAGGCCATGAGCGTTGCTGATGCAGCCCGGGCGGCGGACTACATTCAGATCCTCCTGCCGGATGAGCATCAGGGCAGGATCTACCGGGAGCAGATCGCCCCCCATCTGGAGGAGGGGGATGTTCTGGGATTCAGTCATGGCTTCAACATCCGCTACTTCCAGATCGTCCCGCCCGAGAATGTCGATGTGGTCATGGTAGCGCCCAAGGGACCCGGCGACCTGGTGCGCAGGACCTATCAGGAGGGCAAGGGAGTTCCCTGTCTGGTGGCAGTGGAGCAGGATCACTCCGGTGAGGCCATGAAGAGGGCTTTGGCCTATGCCAAGGGCATCGGCGGCACCCGGGCAGGGGTCATAGAGACCACATTCACTGAGGAGACGGAGACCGATCTCTTCGGGGAGCAGGTGGACTTATGCGGCGGGGTGACGGAGATGATCAAGGCGGCCTTCGAGACCCTGGTGGATGCGGGATACCAGCCCGAGATCGCCTACTTCGAGGCCTGCCACGAGCTGAAGCTGATTGTGGACCTGATCTATGAGGGCGGATTCATGCGCATGTGGAACAATGTCTCCAACACTGCAGAGTACGGGGGCATGACAAGAGGCCACAGGATAATCAATGATCAGTCCCGCCAGGAGATGCTGGATATCCTGGCGGAGATCCAGTCCGGGGAGTTCGCCCGGGAGTGGATCCTGGAGAGCCAGGCCGGCCTCCCGGTCAAGAGGTCGCTGGAGAAGATGGAGGCCGAGCACCCCATTGAAGAGGTGGGAGCGCAGTTGAGGGCTATGATGCCGTGGCTGGAGAAGAAGTAG
- the ilvN gene encoding acetolactate synthase small subunit, giving the protein MKHVIAVIVENKSGVLTRIAGLFSRRSFNIDSLSVGATDNPDYSRMTISVHGDRDTLEQVIKQLSKLINVIRVSELDPADSLERELAIIKVSVDRESRSEVIQIVDIFRAKIIDVSQRSMIIEVTGDEDKVEAMIQLLRQFGIKELARTGKVSMVRGAKVIKA; this is encoded by the coding sequence ATGAAGCATGTCATAGCTGTCATTGTGGAGAACAAGTCCGGGGTTCTCACCCGCATCGCCGGCCTCTTCAGCCGCCGGTCATTCAATATCGATAGCCTGTCGGTGGGGGCCACAGACAATCCCGACTACTCCCGCATGACCATCTCTGTGCATGGTGACAGGGATACTTTGGAGCAGGTGATAAAGCAGCTCTCCAAGCTGATCAATGTCATCCGGGTGAGCGAACTGGACCCGGCCGATTCTCTGGAGAGAGAGCTGGCCATAATCAAGGTCAGCGTCGACCGGGAGAGCAGGAGCGAGGTTATTCAGATCGTGGACATCTTCCGGGCCAAGATCATCGATGTCTCCCAAAGGTCGATGATAATCGAGGTCACAGGAGATGAGGATAAGGTCGAGGCGATGATTCAGCTCCTGCGCCAGTTCGGAATAAAGGAGCTGGCCCGCACCGGAAAGGTCTCGATGGTGAGAGGGGCGAAGGTAATCAAAGCTTAA
- a CDS encoding (R)-citramalate synthase produces the protein MRGIDLSGRIRFLDTTLRDGEQTPGVSLGIDEKLTIAQGLDSLRMDVIEAGSAMTSEGERLAIKAIANSGLNAEICSYVRALTSDIDIALACDVDSVHLVVPVSDLHIKIKLKADRESVVRMAVDVTDYAKEHGLIVELSGEDASRSDLDFLARLYRAGIEAGADRLAFCDTVGVLVPEVAAEIFSRFSRLGAPISIHCHNDFGMATANTIAALRAGASQAHVTVNGIGERAGNASLEEVVMALESLYQIDTGIRCEDIYQLSRTVARMTGLLVAPNKAIVGENAFTHEAGVHVHGLLADTNTYEPMHPESVGRKRRIVLGKHAGRASVELAMREFGLSVTHQQLDEIVARVKELGDKGKRVSDVDLQSIADTVLSIQMEPKVKLEELTVVAGNTVTPTASVKILLAGNERLEAGVGVGPVDAAINAIRRAISGVADVRLDEYHVDAVTGGTNALVEVWVTMAMADRKITARGAGADIIMASVEAVLNGINRLMRLEEEDIAKCRKA, from the coding sequence ATGCGTGGGATCGATTTATCGGGTAGAATACGATTTCTAGATACTACCCTACGTGACGGCGAACAGACTCCAGGCGTATCTTTGGGCATTGACGAGAAGCTCACCATCGCTCAAGGGCTAGACTCTCTTAGGATGGATGTCATCGAAGCCGGGTCGGCGATGACCTCCGAAGGAGAACGCCTGGCAATAAAAGCAATTGCAAATTCAGGCTTAAATGCCGAGATATGCAGCTATGTCCGGGCTTTAACCTCAGATATCGATATCGCTCTAGCCTGCGATGTGGACTCAGTCCACCTGGTCGTGCCGGTCTCTGACCTTCACATCAAGATCAAGCTGAAGGCCGATCGGGAGTCGGTGGTGCGCATGGCGGTGGACGTGACCGATTATGCCAAGGAGCATGGGCTGATAGTGGAACTGAGCGGCGAGGATGCCAGCCGCTCGGACCTCGATTTTCTGGCCAGACTTTACAGGGCTGGAATCGAGGCGGGCGCTGACAGGCTGGCCTTTTGCGATACAGTGGGCGTGCTGGTTCCAGAGGTGGCAGCGGAGATATTCTCCCGCTTCTCCCGGCTGGGAGCGCCCATCAGCATACACTGCCATAATGACTTTGGCATGGCCACTGCCAATACAATCGCTGCCCTTCGCGCCGGTGCCTCTCAGGCCCATGTGACTGTGAATGGAATTGGGGAAAGGGCGGGAAATGCCAGCCTGGAGGAGGTGGTGATGGCCCTGGAGTCCCTTTATCAGATCGATACCGGGATCAGGTGCGAGGATATCTACCAGCTCTCCAGGACTGTTGCGCGAATGACCGGCCTTCTGGTCGCCCCCAATAAGGCGATAGTGGGCGAGAATGCCTTTACCCATGAGGCGGGAGTCCATGTGCATGGACTTTTGGCCGATACCAATACCTATGAGCCTATGCACCCGGAGAGTGTGGGCAGAAAGAGGCGCATAGTTCTGGGCAAGCATGCCGGCCGGGCCTCAGTGGAGCTGGCCATGCGCGAGTTTGGCCTGTCTGTCACTCATCAGCAACTGGATGAGATAGTGGCCCGGGTAAAGGAGCTGGGCGATAAGGGCAAACGGGTCTCGGATGTGGATTTGCAGAGCATAGCAGATACCGTGCTCTCCATTCAGATGGAGCCGAAGGTGAAGCTGGAGGAGCTGACGGTGGTTGCCGGCAATACCGTCACCCCCACAGCCTCGGTCAAGATCCTCTTGGCCGGAAATGAGAGGCTGGAGGCGGGAGTGGGTGTGGGTCCGGTGGATGCGGCCATCAATGCAATAAGGAGGGCCATCTCAGGTGTGGCTGATGTTCGCCTCGATGAGTATCATGTGGATGCTGTAACTGGCGGGACCAATGCCCTGGTTGAAGTGTGGGTGACAATGGCAATGGCAGATCGGAAGATCACAGCTCGAGGAGCTGGCGCAGATATTATCATGGCATCAGTGGAAGCGGTGCTCAATGGCATCAACCGGCTGATGCGGCTGGAAGAGGAGGATATAGCTAAATGTCGAAAGGCATAG
- the rlmH gene encoding 23S rRNA (pseudouridine(1915)-N(3))-methyltransferase RlmH: MILRIIAVGRLRERFWQEAAADYIRRLRPYARLEVVEVAISSKEGLSPVEEMKAMEAEGEAILKRLKRQKGSVLVLDRTGDALDSQQWAEMLEGLILQGQSEVAFIIGGPLGLAPAVLDRADMILSFSEMTFPHQMMRVILLEQIYRSFRIIRHEPYHK, translated from the coding sequence ATGATCCTCAGAATAATCGCTGTCGGTCGCCTGCGGGAGAGGTTCTGGCAAGAGGCTGCAGCCGACTACATCCGCCGCCTCCGCCCTTACGCTCGATTGGAGGTGGTGGAGGTTGCCATCAGTTCGAAAGAGGGCCTCTCCCCAGTAGAGGAGATGAAGGCGATGGAGGCGGAAGGGGAGGCGATTCTCAAGAGGCTCAAGCGCCAAAAAGGCTCAGTGCTGGTCCTGGACAGAACTGGAGATGCCCTGGACTCGCAGCAGTGGGCAGAGATGCTGGAGGGGCTCATTCTACAAGGCCAGTCTGAGGTGGCCTTCATAATTGGCGGCCCCCTGGGTCTGGCGCCGGCGGTACTGGACAGAGCAGATATGATCCTCTCTTTCTCTGAGATGACCTTTCCTCATCAGATGATGCGGGTGATCCTTCTGGAGCAGATATATCGCAGCTTCAGAATAATTCGTCACGAGCCCTATCACAAGTGA
- a CDS encoding toxic anion resistance protein, with the protein MAFTMEVPDDGAIKNEVLKQAKPVPEEIAQLQKVAESNVAEILTLDIDELAKKKFILKSIESFGAESMKGSAAKNSMLQVTVGELSKNGDDGGVVAKGLMELTRELKGLDPSRIEFIKDGSFLGKFFNPVRDYFARYQRADSAIADIIASLDKGRAVLKNNNTTLEIEQQSLRDLTRRLLREVQLGSLMDESINRQIEEAKARNEEPEKIRFVTEEVLFPLRQRIMDLQQMIVVNQQGILATEVVIRNNRELMRGVDRAKTVTMSALRTSVMVAGALYNQKIVLKKIQVLNETTSDLISITSDLLKKQGAETHKQSIQSSVSAEDLKAAFVEVMEAMDSINTYKQEALPKMRETIEQFRELAAKGEEQIQQLEKGHRLEM; encoded by the coding sequence ATGGCTTTCACAATGGAGGTTCCAGATGATGGGGCGATCAAGAATGAGGTTCTAAAGCAGGCCAAACCGGTGCCTGAAGAGATCGCCCAGCTTCAGAAGGTGGCGGAGAGCAATGTAGCCGAGATTCTGACCCTGGATATCGATGAGTTGGCCAAAAAGAAGTTCATCCTCAAGTCGATAGAGTCCTTCGGCGCCGAGTCGATGAAAGGCTCGGCAGCCAAGAATTCTATGCTTCAGGTGACAGTGGGGGAGCTGTCCAAGAATGGGGATGATGGTGGAGTGGTGGCAAAGGGTCTGATGGAGCTGACCCGGGAGCTTAAAGGCCTTGACCCCAGCCGGATTGAATTCATCAAGGATGGCAGCTTTCTGGGCAAGTTCTTTAACCCCGTCCGCGATTATTTTGCCCGATACCAGAGGGCAGATTCAGCCATAGCAGATATAATCGCCTCTCTGGATAAAGGCAGGGCGGTTCTGAAGAACAACAACACCACCCTGGAGATCGAGCAGCAGTCGCTGCGTGATTTAACCCGGAGACTGTTGAGAGAGGTCCAGCTGGGCTCTCTGATGGACGAATCGATCAATAGACAGATCGAGGAGGCCAAAGCCAGAAATGAGGAGCCGGAAAAGATCAGGTTCGTCACCGAGGAGGTCCTCTTTCCTCTCCGGCAGAGGATCATGGATCTGCAGCAGATGATCGTTGTCAATCAGCAGGGAATACTGGCAACTGAGGTTGTGATCAGAAACAACCGGGAGCTGATGAGAGGAGTGGATAGGGCAAAGACGGTGACGATGTCCGCCCTGCGAACATCAGTGATGGTTGCAGGCGCCCTGTACAACCAGAAGATCGTCTTGAAGAAGATCCAGGTGCTAAATGAGACCACCAGCGATCTGATCAGCATCACCTCGGATCTGCTGAAAAAGCAGGGGGCTGAGACACATAAGCAATCCATTCAGAGCAGTGTCTCTGCCGAGGATCTAAAAGCCGCTTTCGTCGAGGTCATGGAGGCGATGGATTCCATCAACACCTACAAACAGGAGGCTCTGCCAAAGATGAGGGAGACGATCGAGCAGTTCAGGGAGCTGGCTGCCAAGGGCGAGGAGCAGATTCAGCAGCTGGAGAAGGGGCACAGGCTGGAAATGTAG
- a CDS encoding VWA domain-containing protein — MLNEKDKNIALKILGLTVGVFILAFFLIDGGEKTLDDIVKDINPITVKHNGVPVEIDPPDLTKILPEISSYPPQVNSITPSYIEIFSSTEKAGSGTDGWLTEVARDFNNAKIKINGTQVSVKLRGIPSGEGADYITSGKYLPDIYTPSNELWGEMIISRGAKAELVQERLVGNVGGILISKSKREELEGKYGEVNITTVIDAVTNDELQMGYTNPFASSTGLNFLTSILQSFDGENPLSAEAEAGFKGFQKNIRVVAYTTLQLREAAKSGVLDAFILEYQTYINEPEIRSYEFIPFGVRHDNPVYEIGELSAEKRRILNEFIKFSQQEKYQTLATKYGFNSFNEYNPSSRPLKGDVIIQAQNLWKIIKDSAPICAVFVADVSGSMDGEPLNNLKRSLIESQKYIGSNNLIGLISYSDDVHIDLPISRFDLKNRSLFAGAVYDFRAGGNTATFDGIAVAMKMLEEQRALNPQLELRIFVLSDGETNRGHSLKDIRGLVEESGIPIYTIGYNANIEALNEISLINEAASINADTEDVVYKLANFFNAML, encoded by the coding sequence ATGCTGAATGAGAAAGATAAGAATATAGCTTTAAAGATATTGGGATTGACAGTTGGAGTATTCATATTAGCTTTTTTTTTAATTGATGGAGGAGAAAAAACACTGGACGACATAGTCAAGGATATCAATCCGATAACAGTTAAGCATAATGGGGTGCCGGTTGAAATCGATCCCCCAGATCTGACTAAGATCCTGCCGGAGATATCCAGTTATCCGCCACAGGTCAATAGCATCACACCCAGCTATATCGAGATATTCTCATCAACGGAAAAGGCGGGCAGCGGTACTGATGGCTGGCTGACAGAGGTGGCCAGAGACTTCAATAATGCGAAGATCAAGATCAACGGCACTCAGGTATCTGTAAAGCTCAGAGGAATCCCATCCGGTGAAGGCGCTGATTATATCACCTCTGGGAAGTACTTGCCCGATATCTACACCCCATCCAATGAGCTCTGGGGAGAGATGATCATCTCTCGCGGGGCGAAGGCCGAACTGGTGCAGGAGAGGCTTGTCGGCAACGTGGGCGGGATTCTGATCAGCAAATCCAAGAGGGAAGAGCTGGAAGGAAAATATGGCGAGGTGAATATCACGACCGTCATCGATGCTGTCACAAATGACGAGCTTCAGATGGGCTACACCAACCCCTTTGCCAGTTCGACCGGGCTGAACTTCCTTACATCAATACTGCAAAGCTTTGATGGCGAAAATCCACTATCTGCAGAAGCTGAAGCAGGATTCAAGGGCTTCCAGAAAAATATTCGGGTGGTTGCTTATACCACTCTGCAATTGAGAGAGGCAGCTAAGTCTGGCGTGCTGGATGCTTTTATTCTGGAGTATCAGACATATATCAATGAACCGGAGATAAGATCCTATGAATTCATTCCCTTTGGGGTCAGACATGACAATCCGGTGTATGAGATAGGAGAGCTATCTGCAGAGAAGAGAAGAATCCTGAATGAATTCATTAAATTCAGCCAACAGGAAAAATATCAGACCCTGGCCACCAAATACGGTTTCAATAGCTTCAATGAATACAATCCCTCATCAAGACCGTTGAAGGGCGATGTGATCATCCAGGCCCAGAATCTCTGGAAAATTATAAAAGACTCTGCGCCTATTTGTGCTGTCTTTGTGGCCGATGTTTCAGGCAGCATGGATGGAGAGCCTTTGAATAATCTAAAGAGATCCCTGATCGAAAGCCAAAAATATATCGGTAGTAATAATCTGATCGGTCTGATATCATACTCCGATGATGTCCACATCGATCTGCCCATCTCCAGATTTGATCTGAAAAACAGGTCTTTGTTCGCGGGAGCGGTTTATGATTTTAGGGCTGGCGGCAATACAGCAACCTTCGATGGGATTGCAGTGGCCATGAAGATGCTCGAAGAACAGAGAGCTCTCAATCCCCAACTCGAGCTCAGGATCTTCGTTCTCAGCGATGGAGAGACCAACAGAGGCCATTCATTGAAAGATATCAGGGGATTAGTAGAAGAGTCTGGAATACCCATATACACGATAGGGTATAATGCAAATATCGAGGCCCTGAATGAAATCTCTCTTATCAATGAGGCAGCCAGCATCAATGCCGATACCGAGGATGTTGTCTATAAGCTGGCCAATTTCTTTAATGCAATGCTATAA
- a CDS encoding carboxymuconolactone decarboxylase family protein → MGFEEELDAILVKGKDNAAKDILTAVEKTYGEIPYIFQFMEYDSELLITKMLHNNAILRSSSLDAKTVELISVAVSAALRCSHCLKLHIRLAGNLGVPDDQVAAAIFLAGNLVNASVLATAARDLDEEREICRSCELASEACDIDGRGGD, encoded by the coding sequence ATGGGCTTTGAGGAGGAGCTGGACGCAATACTGGTCAAGGGGAAGGATAACGCAGCCAAGGACATCTTGACGGCGGTGGAGAAGACCTATGGTGAGATTCCCTATATATTTCAGTTCATGGAGTATGACTCAGAGCTTCTCATCACCAAGATGCTGCACAACAATGCCATCTTGAGGAGCTCCAGCTTGGATGCAAAGACGGTGGAGCTGATATCAGTGGCCGTCTCAGCTGCATTACGGTGCAGTCACTGCCTGAAGCTGCACATCCGTCTGGCCGGAAATCTGGGAGTGCCTGATGACCAGGTTGCTGCAGCAATATTCCTTGCCGGCAACCTGGTGAATGCCAGCGTCCTTGCCACTGCAGCCCGTGATCTGGATGAGGAACGAGAGATCTGCCGTTCCTGCGAGCTGGCAAGCGAGGCCTGTGATATAGATGGCAGGGGAGGGGACTGA
- a CDS encoding methanogenesis marker 7 protein yields MLEPVMFTGGLYKHDLVLELVEDLGGYILQKNVTQTEIILLLLVPSEDMNTLEILSRELRGELVRAPLAGTEVAVVTPTLAIHHLPHVACDIAEYLRRHGSKTNMIGMARGVGREIAQINEYETALINEHDAAVFIFGNFEDCIRKKEHLYKNISVPVIVTGGPKIDAERLPYAFGYVPSIGRMAHRTRKSSEIGSLDNIVEVMGRALDQTRAAIAKDPLTTSPPRVMDAVREQVPEVEFSYSPLPIALNLNGVRVKLPYGIYKDKVAAVTFDEGVKLGEVAAIKPSRMKDYILVRILPSSETGFVF; encoded by the coding sequence ATGCTTGAGCCTGTGATGTTCACTGGAGGATTGTATAAGCACGACCTGGTGCTGGAGCTGGTAGAGGACCTGGGCGGCTACATCCTGCAGAAGAATGTGACTCAGACGGAGATCATTCTTTTATTGCTGGTCCCCTCAGAGGATATGAACACTCTGGAGATCTTGAGCCGGGAGCTAAGGGGCGAGCTGGTGCGGGCACCGCTGGCAGGGACGGAGGTGGCAGTGGTCACACCAACCCTGGCCATTCATCATCTGCCCCATGTGGCCTGCGATATTGCTGAATATCTGCGTCGGCACGGCTCAAAGACCAATATGATTGGAATGGCCCGGGGGGTGGGCAGGGAGATCGCCCAGATAAATGAGTATGAGACTGCCCTGATAAATGAGCATGATGCTGCCGTTTTCATCTTCGGAAACTTCGAGGATTGCATCAGGAAGAAAGAGCACCTCTACAAGAATATCAGCGTGCCGGTGATAGTGACCGGTGGACCGAAGATCGATGCTGAGAGATTGCCCTATGCCTTTGGCTATGTGCCATCCATAGGCCGGATGGCCCACAGAACCCGCAAGTCCTCAGAGATTGGATCTTTGGACAATATCGTTGAGGTGATGGGCCGGGCACTGGACCAGACACGGGCGGCGATAGCCAAGGATCCTCTGACCACCTCTCCTCCCCGGGTGATGGATGCAGTACGAGAGCAGGTTCCCGAGGTGGAGTTCTCATATTCTCCGCTGCCGATCGCCCTCAATCTGAATGGGGTGCGGGTTAAGCTTCCTTATGGGATCTATAAGGATAAGGTGGCAGCAGTGACCTTTGATGAAGGGGTGAAGCTGGGCGAGGTGGCTGCCATCAAGCCTTCCAGGATGAAAGATTATATACTGGTGAGAATACTTCCCAGCTCGGAGACGGGATTTGTCTTCTAG
- a CDS encoding methanogenesis marker 17 protein — protein MDPMEVFKIEVTGEEEFGARKYREIIMDILQDLGLIRSIGRLYVYVDIAIPVFAVYGLLRSGIPPLTVKDVGDVMKIGGGHQIKINDEEHMADLLKALWKRYGRERVEQPARDVVIIASDIPPSDLMVTDMEAEFLQDLTDALIRVAPEGFRNRRNIMTKDSFFFIAAEESIKPELISEIEEKIREMENA, from the coding sequence ATGGACCCAATGGAGGTCTTCAAGATAGAGGTGACCGGCGAGGAGGAGTTCGGAGCCAGAAAGTACAGGGAGATAATAATGGACATTCTACAGGATCTGGGCCTGATCCGGTCTATAGGCAGGCTCTATGTCTATGTGGATATAGCCATCCCTGTCTTCGCTGTCTATGGCCTCCTCCGTTCCGGTATACCCCCCCTCACAGTCAAGGACGTGGGAGATGTGATGAAGATCGGGGGCGGACATCAGATCAAGATCAATGATGAAGAGCATATGGCTGACCTTCTCAAAGCTCTATGGAAGCGATATGGGCGGGAGAGGGTGGAGCAGCCGGCAAGAGATGTTGTGATCATCGCCTCGGATATCCCGCCCTCTGATCTGATGGTTACCGATATGGAGGCTGAGTTCCTGCAGGATCTGACCGATGCCTTGATCAGAGTGGCACCAGAAGGATTTCGCAACCGCAGAAATATCATGACCAAAGACAGCTTCTTTTTCATTGCTGCTGAGGAGTCGATAAAGCCAGAGCTGATATCGGAGATTGAGGAGAAGATCCGGGAGATGGAGAATGCTTGA
- a CDS encoding methanogenesis marker 15 protein, translated as MIRIAQLSCGAEYSGIQQEIERAAEMVGAKIIYPEVSLDDMLDVEEKFGVRVSSGDLNLAIARAVRIVENPDLADAVVVMTCFRCAEAAIIRSEIRKYIHENSKIPVLSYSFTERTTAETLLTRMEALVTTVKYRGLLARERQKGLTAGIDSGSTTTKSVVMRDNEVIGTGWVPTTEVLKSADDAFQEALKAAGVNKEEIEAVGVTGYGRFLVGKHINAKLIQEEITVNSKGAVFLADAQRGPATVIDIGGMDNKAISVQDGIAGGFTMGGICAGASGRFLELTARRLGVDITELGKLALKGDYRKVAMNSYCIVFGTQSLVNSLSMGNKPEDVAMAACHSVAEQVYEQQLQEVEVKEPVIMVGGTSLIEGLPKAMEELLQVKVTVPPYAQYIGAVGAALLVSGLLED; from the coding sequence GTGATTCGCATTGCGCAGCTCTCCTGTGGTGCGGAATACAGCGGCATTCAACAGGAGATCGAACGGGCAGCAGAGATGGTGGGGGCGAAGATAATCTATCCAGAGGTCTCTTTGGATGATATGCTCGATGTGGAGGAGAAGTTCGGGGTACGGGTCTCCTCTGGAGACCTCAATCTGGCCATTGCCCGGGCGGTCAGGATAGTGGAGAACCCGGATCTTGCCGATGCCGTAGTGGTCATGACCTGCTTCCGCTGTGCTGAGGCGGCCATCATCCGCTCCGAGATTCGAAAGTACATCCACGAGAACTCCAAGATTCCCGTCCTGAGCTATTCATTCACCGAGAGAACAACAGCAGAGACCCTGCTCACCCGTATGGAAGCCCTGGTGACAACAGTCAAATACCGCGGCCTTCTGGCGCGGGAGAGGCAAAAGGGCCTCACGGCTGGAATCGATTCCGGTTCCACCACCACCAAATCCGTGGTGATGAGGGATAATGAGGTGATAGGCACAGGCTGGGTTCCCACCACTGAGGTCTTGAAGAGCGCCGATGATGCCTTCCAGGAGGCCCTCAAGGCTGCCGGGGTCAATAAAGAGGAGATCGAAGCTGTGGGCGTCACCGGATACGGTCGATTTCTGGTGGGCAAGCACATCAATGCCAAGCTCATCCAAGAGGAGATCACAGTCAACTCTAAGGGAGCAGTCTTCCTGGCTGATGCCCAGAGGGGGCCGGCCACAGTAATCGACATTGGCGGCATGGATAACAAGGCTATATCGGTTCAGGACGGAATTGCTGGAGGATTCACCATGGGCGGAATATGCGCTGGTGCCTCGGGAAGATTCCTGGAGCTGACCGCCCGCCGCCTGGGAGTGGACATCACAGAGCTGGGCAAACTGGCCCTGAAGGGTGACTACAGAAAGGTGGCAATGAACAGCTACTGCATTGTCTTCGGCACCCAGAGCCTGGTCAACAGCCTCTCCATGGGCAACAAGCCCGAGGACGTGGCCATGGCTGCCTGCCACTCCGTTGCCGAACAGGTCTACGAGCAGCAACTGCAAGAGGTGGAGGTCAAAGAGCCGGTTATCATGGTGGGTGGAACCTCGCTCATCGAGGGCCTGCCCAAGGCGATGGAGGAGCTGCTGCAGGTGAAGGTTACTGTTCCCCCATATGCCCAGTATATTGGAGCTGTAGGCGCTGCTCTTCTGGTGTCGGGGCTGCTGGAGGACTGA